In the Thermoanaerobacterales bacterium genome, CCACGCCCTCAACCATCCGGGCGTAGTTGATGAGACCGTCCGCATCCTCCTCCCTGGCCTCAACCTGCCGTTCCATCGCCTGCGTAAGGCGCATCCAGGCCAGCCGGCCCAGCCGGCGGGGGTCACTCACCCGCAGGGTTTGGAGCACGGCGGATAACAGCCGCAGGGCGGAAAGGGGCTTCTCATCGTAAATGGCCGTGGCCACCATGGCCGGCGACAGGCCGCATTCAATCAGGCGCGCTACCCGCCGGTGAGTGTCGGCCGTAGTGTTGTCGTACCGGAAACACCCGGTGTCGGTGAGAATCGCTGTGTAAAGGCATACGGCGATTTCCCGGGTGAGTGGTACATTGAGGAGGCCGGCAAGGTCGTAGACGATCTCCCCGACGGCGGATGCCCCGGCGTCGATATAGTTATAATCGCCGAACGGTTGCGTGGAGATGTGATGGTCGATATTAACAACCTGAAGCCCCGGCCTGGATAGTAGCAGCTTGACGGGGTCACCCAGCCGCTCGGGGACCGAGCAGTCCAGCATTATAAACAGGTCGTACTCCCCGGGAGGTACATGCCCGACATGAAAGCGGTCGGCCGCGGGCAAAAAACGGTAGATTAACGGCACCGGGTCGGCACTCACGAGAGTGGGCTGCTGGTCCAGCGCCTCCAGGATAAGGCTCAGACCCAAAACCGACCCGATGCAATCCCCGTCCGGCATGACGTGTCCGGCAATGACCGGCCGTCGCGCCTGCCGCACGACCGCAGCAATGCCCGGGAGGTCGTTAATCATCTCTCTCGCGGTCCACCTTCCTCCCGCTTGCTGATCTCATCGATCAGGGTCGTGAGCCGTATACCCTCACGAATCGAGTCATCAAGCGTGAACGTGACCTCCGGCGCGTAGCGGAGGCGAATGCGGCGCCCCAACTCGGTGCGCACAAACCCCTGCGCACGTTGCAGCGTCCGCAAGGTCTGCTCCTGTTCATCCGGATTTCCAAGGACACTGACGCGAATCTTCGCATAGCGCAAATCGGATGAAACGTCCACAGCGGTAACGGTCGCAAAACCAATGCGAGGATCCTTTAACTGTCGCAGGATTTCCGCCGTTTCGGCCTTAATGACCTCGGCCAGGCGTTCCGGCCGGTATGCCATCCTTATCGCCCCCTGCTTACGACAACTCGCGCCGTACGGTCTCTATCGTGTAGAACTCCAGTTGGTCGCCCTCCTGGATGTCGTTAAAGTTCTCCAGGGTCAGGCCGCATTCATAGCCTTGGGCCACTTCCCTGACATCGTCCTTGAAACGTTTTAAAGATGACAGCTTGCCCTCGTGAACGAGAACGCCGTCGCGAACCACCCGGACATTGGCGTCCCGGGAGATCTTGCCGTCAAGAACATAGCAGCCGGCGATGCTGCCGATCTTCGAGGCCCGGAAGACCTTGCGGACCTCAGCCTGCCCAATGGTCACCTCGCGGTATTCGGGCTCCAGAAGACCGGTCAGGGCGCCCCGGACGTCATTGATGGCGTCGTAGATCACCTGATACAGATGGATATCCACCTTTTCGCGCTCGGCGGCACGCCGGGCGTTAACATCCGGCCGCACGTTG is a window encoding:
- a CDS encoding bifunctional oligoribonuclease/PAP phosphatase NrnA, whose product is MINDLPGIAAVVRQARRPVIAGHVMPDGDCIGSVLGLSLILEALDQQPTLVSADPVPLIYRFLPAADRFHVGHVPPGEYDLFIMLDCSVPERLGDPVKLLLSRPGLQVVNIDHHISTQPFGDYNYIDAGASAVGEIVYDLAGLLNVPLTREIAVCLYTAILTDTGCFRYDNTTADTHRRVARLIECGLSPAMVATAIYDEKPLSALRLLSAVLQTLRVSDPRRLGRLAWMRLTQAMERQVEAREEDADGLINYARMVEGVEVALLFRETADGKVKVGFRSKHAVDVSRLAGCFGGGGHPRAAGSVIEGSIDEVEAGIVAAALETLDGGGSEGNGGHP
- the rbfA gene encoding 30S ribosome-binding factor RbfA, with the translated sequence MAYRPERLAEVIKAETAEILRQLKDPRIGFATVTAVDVSSDLRYAKIRVSVLGNPDEQEQTLRTLQRAQGFVRTELGRRIRLRYAPEVTFTLDDSIREGIRLTTLIDEISKREEGGPRER